The following coding sequences lie in one Isoptericola variabilis 225 genomic window:
- a CDS encoding NUDIX hydrolase — protein sequence MNFVPELVALYDDAGRPCGVADRARVRAENLRHAATAVVVRRSTGEAYVHRRTQTKDVYPGLYDFCAGGVLQAGEEPRASAEREVAEELGVGGVQLEPLGEDDYADEHTRYHAYLYTCTYDGPVTWQPEEVAWGAWVTPERLAEMLRTLPFVPDSTALLGHRVLA from the coding sequence ATGAACTTCGTGCCCGAGCTGGTCGCGCTGTACGACGACGCCGGCCGCCCCTGCGGGGTCGCCGACCGGGCCCGCGTGCGCGCCGAGAACCTGCGGCACGCGGCGACCGCCGTCGTCGTGCGGCGCAGCACCGGCGAGGCCTACGTGCACCGGCGCACCCAGACCAAGGACGTCTACCCGGGGCTGTACGACTTCTGCGCGGGCGGCGTGCTCCAGGCCGGCGAGGAGCCGCGCGCGTCGGCCGAGCGCGAGGTCGCGGAGGAGCTCGGCGTCGGCGGCGTCCAGCTCGAGCCGCTGGGCGAGGACGACTACGCCGACGAGCACACCCGCTACCACGCGTACCTCTACACGTGCACGTACGACGGGCCGGTGACGTGGCAGCCCGAGGAGGTCGCGTGGGGTGCATGGGTCACGCCCGAGCGCCTGGCCGAGATGCTGCGGACACTGCCGTTCGTCCCCGACTCCACGGCGCTGCTCGGCCACCGGGTGCTCGCATGA
- a CDS encoding GyrI-like domain-containing protein, with amino-acid sequence MTTKTNLTTSLEWYRARPGELRLVDVPEQTYLMVDGEGDPNTSPLFTAAVETLYPVAYTLKFASKRELGRDYVVPPLEGLWWSDDMDAFTVARDKARWSWTLLLLVPDWVERDLVAATIDQVRAKKNPERIDDLRVERLAEGRCVQTLHVGSFDDEGPVLERMHDEFVPARGLRLTGRHHEIYLSDFRRVPPERRRTILRQPVAPA; translated from the coding sequence ATGACGACGAAGACGAACCTCACCACGAGCCTCGAGTGGTACCGGGCGCGCCCGGGCGAGCTCCGGCTCGTCGACGTGCCCGAGCAGACGTACCTCATGGTCGACGGCGAGGGCGACCCCAACACGTCGCCGCTGTTCACGGCGGCGGTCGAGACGCTCTACCCCGTCGCGTACACGCTGAAGTTCGCGAGCAAGCGCGAGCTCGGCCGCGACTACGTCGTCCCGCCGCTCGAGGGCCTGTGGTGGTCCGACGACATGGACGCGTTCACCGTCGCGCGGGACAAGGCCCGGTGGAGCTGGACGCTGCTGCTGCTCGTGCCCGACTGGGTCGAGCGCGACCTCGTCGCCGCGACGATCGACCAGGTGCGCGCGAAGAAGAATCCCGAGCGGATCGACGACCTGCGCGTCGAGAGGCTCGCGGAGGGCCGGTGCGTGCAGACGCTGCACGTCGGGTCGTTCGACGACGAAGGGCCCGTGCTCGAGCGCATGCACGACGAGTTCGTCCCCGCCCGCGGGCTGCGCCTCACCGGGCGGCACCACGAGATCTACCTCAGCGACTTCCGGCGCGTGCCGCCGGAGCGACGCCGCACGATCCTGCGCCAGCCGGTGGCTCCGGCCTAG
- a CDS encoding DNA-binding response regulator yields MIRLVLADDETLIRDAVAALLALEDDLEVVAVAGTGPEAVAVVERHRPDVAVLDLQMPGADGIEVAEQLARRVPGVGVVIVTSHGRPGYLKKALAAGVRGFLPKTASATVLAAAVRQVAGGGRYVDPELAADAISAGDSPLTAREADVLELAADGAPVEEIAERAALAPGTVRNYLSSAVAKLGVTNRHEAVRVARSKGWV; encoded by the coding sequence ATGATCCGGCTCGTGCTCGCCGACGACGAGACGCTCATCCGCGACGCGGTCGCGGCGCTGCTCGCGCTCGAGGACGACCTCGAGGTCGTGGCGGTCGCGGGGACGGGACCCGAGGCGGTCGCGGTCGTCGAGCGGCACCGGCCCGACGTGGCCGTCCTCGACCTGCAGATGCCCGGCGCCGACGGCATCGAGGTGGCCGAGCAGCTCGCGCGGCGCGTGCCGGGGGTCGGCGTCGTCATCGTCACGAGCCACGGCCGCCCGGGCTACCTCAAGAAGGCGCTCGCGGCCGGGGTGCGCGGCTTCCTGCCCAAGACGGCGTCCGCGACCGTGCTCGCGGCCGCCGTCCGGCAGGTCGCGGGCGGCGGGCGCTACGTCGACCCGGAGCTCGCCGCCGACGCCATCTCCGCGGGCGACTCGCCGCTGACCGCGCGCGAGGCCGACGTGCTCGAGCTCGCGGCCGACGGCGCGCCCGTCGAGGAGATCGCCGAGCGGGCCGCGCTCGCGCCCGGGACCGTGCGCAACTACCTGTCGTCCGCCGTCGCGAAGCTCGGCGTGACGAACCGGCACGAGGCCGTGCGCGTCGCGCGCAGCAAGGGCTGGGTCTGA
- a CDS encoding DUF5063 domain-containing protein yields the protein MGEIEKGSEFRDVAEQMSAQARAFLSTTAQVASGAAPGAELSLLILATSDLLSAGARLAAVVDVVPRERFEPDAGPELDVDPLRDALARMFDGFDDYAEVVDPVLGTEIGPATISGDLACVAEELGKGLQHFDEGHELEGLWWWQFSYLSSWGERAASALRVLQAVLAHVRLDVDDDVAAEAEYDALHA from the coding sequence GTGGGCGAGATCGAGAAGGGCTCGGAGTTCCGCGACGTCGCGGAGCAGATGTCGGCGCAGGCGCGGGCCTTCCTGTCGACGACGGCGCAGGTCGCCTCGGGCGCCGCGCCCGGTGCCGAGCTGTCGCTGCTCATCCTCGCGACGTCGGACCTGCTGTCGGCGGGCGCGCGGCTCGCGGCCGTCGTCGACGTCGTCCCGCGTGAGCGGTTCGAGCCCGACGCCGGGCCCGAGCTCGACGTCGACCCGCTGCGCGACGCGCTCGCCCGGATGTTCGACGGCTTCGACGACTACGCCGAGGTCGTCGACCCGGTGCTCGGCACCGAGATCGGGCCCGCGACCATCTCGGGCGACCTCGCGTGCGTCGCCGAGGAGCTCGGCAAGGGGCTCCAGCACTTCGACGAGGGCCACGAGCTCGAGGGCCTGTGGTGGTGGCAGTTCAGCTACCTGTCGAGCTGGGGCGAGCGCGCGGCGTCGGCGCTGCGCGTCCTCCAGGCCGTGCTCGCGCACGTGCGGCTCGACGTCGACGACGACGTCGCGGCCGAGGCCGAGTACGACGCGCTCCACGCCTGA
- the recR gene encoding recombination mediator RecR has product MYEGAVQDLIDELGRLPGVGPKSAQRIAFHLLAADAADVRRLVDALTEVKARVRFCEVCGNVAESERCRICSDPRRSDEVICVVEEPKDVVAIERTREFRGRYHVLGGAINPLENVGPDDLRISELLSRLADGTVTEVILATDPNVEGEATATYLSRLIGPMGVTVSRLASGLPVGGDLEYADEVTLGRAFEGRRVVGS; this is encoded by the coding sequence GTGTACGAGGGCGCAGTCCAGGACCTGATCGACGAGCTCGGCCGCCTCCCCGGCGTCGGGCCCAAGAGCGCGCAGCGCATCGCGTTCCACCTGCTCGCGGCCGACGCCGCGGACGTGCGCCGGCTCGTCGACGCCCTGACCGAGGTCAAGGCGCGGGTCCGCTTCTGCGAGGTGTGCGGGAACGTCGCGGAGTCGGAGCGCTGCCGGATCTGCAGCGACCCGCGGCGCAGCGACGAGGTGATCTGCGTCGTCGAGGAGCCCAAGGACGTCGTGGCGATCGAGCGCACGCGCGAGTTCCGCGGGCGCTACCACGTGCTCGGCGGGGCCATCAACCCGCTCGAGAACGTCGGCCCGGACGACCTGCGCATCAGCGAGCTCCTGTCCCGCCTGGCCGACGGCACGGTCACCGAGGTCATCCTCGCGACCGACCCGAACGTCGAGGGGGAGGCCACCGCGACCTACCTGTCGCGGCTCATCGGGCCCATGGGCGTGACGGTGTCCCGTCTGGCGTCCGGGCTGCCGGTGGGCGGAGACTTGGAGTACGCCGACGAGGTGACGCTCGGGCGGGCCTTCGAGGGCCGGCGCGTGGTCGGAAGCTGA
- a CDS encoding serine hydrolase: MTGVNQKSDVHRRIPDATAPRRLPRATPESQGVDPEALRGLVGALDGIRDVHSLMVLRHGHVVAEGWWHPYRADEPHVMFSVSKTFTAVAVGLAVAEGLLGVDDRVVDLLPGDAPPEPGEHLAAMRVRHLLTMTSGHGTDTMNFTLRNLHRPGASWARDILAAPVTHEPGTRFVYNTGATYLLSAILHRLTGERLLDYLTPRLLAPLGITGATWEQDPRGIDVGGYGLAITTEDLAAFGQLLLQRGRWGDAQLVPAAWVDELSAAQVDNGPHEWLDWRRGYGYQVWRCRGDAYRADGAFGQFAVVWPEHDAVVVLTSGTAQTNVELEAVFDHLEGAFTEVPDAGTPAGGESLVLEGLAVHVPDGAPTAAIEPFVAGSRFVLEPEVGARAEHPGGPPFPMHSVAVHRRRGGGEGGDAIDLVWTREHGGPEHVVRCGVGHWVRGTADLDGEEVAVAGAAAWTEHATLTLRLLRLGTPFALDVALRFGGDGEGRYVEVAVDQNVSFGPTELLRATGIGSPDA, translated from the coding sequence ATGACGGGCGTCAATCAAAAGTCGGATGTTCATCGTCGCATTCCCGACGCGACCGCGCCGCGCAGGCTCCCGCGCGCCACGCCCGAGTCGCAGGGCGTCGATCCGGAGGCGCTGCGAGGCCTGGTCGGCGCGCTCGACGGCATCCGCGACGTGCACAGCCTCATGGTGCTGCGTCACGGGCACGTCGTCGCCGAGGGGTGGTGGCACCCGTACCGCGCCGACGAGCCGCACGTCATGTTCTCCGTCTCGAAGACGTTCACCGCCGTGGCCGTCGGTCTCGCGGTCGCCGAGGGGCTGCTGGGCGTCGACGACCGCGTCGTCGACCTGCTGCCCGGCGACGCGCCGCCCGAGCCGGGCGAGCACCTCGCAGCGATGCGCGTGCGGCACCTGCTCACCATGACGAGCGGGCACGGCACCGACACGATGAACTTCACGCTGCGCAACCTCCACCGCCCCGGCGCGAGCTGGGCCCGCGACATCCTCGCCGCGCCCGTGACGCACGAGCCCGGTACGCGCTTCGTCTACAACACGGGCGCGACGTACCTGCTCTCGGCGATCCTGCACCGCCTCACCGGCGAGCGGCTCCTCGACTACCTGACGCCGCGCCTCCTCGCCCCGCTCGGCATCACCGGCGCCACGTGGGAGCAGGACCCCCGCGGGATCGACGTCGGCGGGTACGGCCTGGCGATCACGACCGAGGACCTCGCCGCGTTCGGGCAGCTGCTCCTGCAGCGCGGGCGGTGGGGCGACGCGCAGCTCGTGCCGGCCGCGTGGGTCGACGAGCTGTCGGCCGCCCAGGTCGACAACGGCCCGCACGAGTGGCTCGACTGGCGCCGCGGCTACGGGTACCAGGTCTGGCGCTGCCGCGGCGACGCCTACCGCGCCGACGGCGCGTTCGGCCAGTTCGCCGTCGTCTGGCCCGAGCACGACGCCGTCGTCGTCCTGACCTCCGGCACCGCGCAGACGAACGTCGAGCTCGAGGCGGTCTTCGACCACCTCGAGGGCGCGTTCACCGAGGTGCCCGACGCCGGCACCCCGGCCGGCGGGGAGTCGCTCGTCCTCGAGGGGCTCGCCGTGCACGTGCCCGACGGCGCGCCCACCGCGGCGATCGAGCCGTTCGTCGCGGGGTCGCGGTTCGTGCTCGAGCCCGAGGTCGGCGCCCGCGCGGAGCACCCCGGCGGTCCGCCGTTCCCGATGCACTCCGTCGCCGTCCACCGGCGACGCGGCGGAGGCGAGGGAGGCGACGCGATCGACCTCGTCTGGACGCGCGAGCACGGCGGGCCCGAGCACGTGGTGCGCTGCGGCGTCGGGCACTGGGTGCGGGGCACGGCGGACCTCGACGGCGAGGAGGTCGCCGTGGCCGGCGCCGCGGCGTGGACCGAGCACGCCACGCTCACGCTGCGCCTGCTGCGCCTGGGTACGCCGTTCGCGCTCGACGTGGCGCTGCGGTTCGGCGGCGACGGGGAAGGCCGGTACGTCGAGGTCGCCGTCGACCAGAACGTGTCGTTCGGACCCACCGAGCTCCTGCGTGCGACGGGCATCGGCAGCCCCGACGCCTAG
- a CDS encoding sensor histidine kinase has product MDRRPHGPLRTMAGARGVEVYTRCTMYSFALNEPFFYLLAVAALARGEPPTPAVAIAVAVLAVAHTGLCTLTAHLGLGRDPFATRAQRAVLVALGAVSVALVLVALVALPSTSGDRHLWFENDPRSVVVTVVAAFTLAALSAVHTMGRLTVAAAGATAVVVAARAVSDPGSGLIGLAVSAFAIILFSVASFRLTVWILLVVRELDAARQVSARLAVAEERLRIARDMHDVVGRALSAVAVKSELAAALARRGDDRAADEMLEVRALAQDSLREVRGVVAGYRAPDLATELAGARSVLRAAGIAARVVGEAPALAAPHAEALAWVVREAVTNVVRHSDARECMLRLVRLSDGGTELRIVNDGVVPAASGTSSDGSGIAGLRERVEAVGGTLTADGDGDRFTLTARVPATDPPPAVAREAGAAVVPDPYALQAAGERNA; this is encoded by the coding sequence ATGGACCGTCGACCCCACGGCCCGCTCCGGACCATGGCCGGCGCCCGCGGCGTCGAGGTGTACACGCGCTGCACGATGTACTCCTTCGCGCTCAACGAGCCGTTCTTCTACCTGCTGGCGGTCGCCGCGCTCGCGCGCGGCGAGCCCCCCACGCCCGCGGTCGCGATCGCGGTCGCCGTGCTCGCCGTCGCCCACACGGGCCTGTGCACGCTCACCGCCCACCTCGGGCTCGGGCGGGACCCGTTCGCGACGCGCGCCCAGCGGGCCGTGCTCGTCGCGCTCGGCGCGGTCTCGGTGGCGCTCGTGCTCGTCGCGCTCGTGGCGCTGCCGTCGACGTCGGGCGACCGGCACCTCTGGTTCGAGAACGACCCGCGGTCGGTCGTCGTCACGGTGGTCGCGGCGTTCACGCTCGCGGCCCTGTCGGCCGTGCACACCATGGGCCGGCTCACCGTCGCGGCCGCCGGGGCGACGGCCGTCGTCGTCGCGGCCCGTGCCGTGAGCGACCCCGGCAGCGGGCTGATCGGCCTCGCGGTGTCGGCGTTCGCGATCATCCTCTTCTCCGTGGCGAGCTTCCGCCTCACGGTCTGGATCCTGCTCGTCGTGCGCGAGCTCGACGCCGCGCGGCAGGTGTCCGCGCGTCTCGCCGTCGCCGAGGAGCGGCTGCGCATCGCCCGCGACATGCACGACGTCGTGGGGCGCGCCCTGTCGGCCGTGGCCGTGAAGAGCGAGCTCGCCGCGGCCCTCGCCCGGCGCGGCGACGACCGCGCCGCGGACGAGATGCTCGAGGTGCGCGCGCTCGCGCAGGACTCGCTGCGCGAGGTGCGCGGCGTCGTCGCCGGCTACCGGGCGCCCGACCTGGCCACCGAGCTCGCCGGCGCGCGGTCGGTGCTGCGGGCCGCCGGGATCGCGGCCCGGGTCGTCGGCGAGGCGCCGGCGCTCGCGGCGCCGCACGCCGAGGCACTCGCCTGGGTCGTGCGCGAGGCGGTCACCAACGTGGTGCGGCACTCCGACGCGCGCGAGTGCATGCTGCGGCTCGTGCGGCTGTCCGACGGCGGCACCGAGCTGCGGATCGTCAACGACGGCGTGGTCCCGGCGGCGTCCGGGACGTCGTCCGACGGCTCGGGCATCGCGGGCCTGCGCGAGCGGGTCGAGGCCGTGGGTGGCACGCTCACCGCCGACGGCGACGGCGACCGCTTCACGCTCACCGCCCGCGTCCCGGCCACGGACCCGCCACCGGCCGTCGCGCGCGAGGCGGGTGCCGCCGTCGTGCCGGACCCGTACGCGCTGCAGGCCGCAGGGGAGAGGAACGCATGA
- a CDS encoding alkaline phosphatase family protein, translated as MLAVYCDTLDALGHAGGDAHPDIPAALEMIDAQLGRIVEATQDAGIYGRTAFVVMGDHGMTTFDKGFADEALHPGPRPHRVAAAGRVTAARAVGTEP; from the coding sequence ATGCTGGCCGTGTATTGCGACACGCTCGACGCCCTCGGGCACGCGGGCGGCGACGCCCACCCCGACATCCCCGCCGCGCTGGAGATGATCGACGCCCAGCTCGGCCGGATCGTCGAGGCCACCCAGGACGCGGGCATCTACGGGCGGACGGCGTTCGTCGTCATGGGCGACCACGGGATGACGACGTTCGACAAGGGCTTCGCCGACGAGGCCCTGCACCCAGGGCCGCGTCCTCACCGAGTCGCTGCGGCTGGGCGAGTGACGGCGGCACGGGCTGTCGGCACCGAGCCGTAG
- a CDS encoding ABC transporter permease, whose amino-acid sequence MTTTTTPRDTSAAARPASGSLRRVTALARAEARLLVRNRTALFNALLLPLVMVAFFSFVGGAGNGDPVTAATSVLASLVSLCVLFVVYYNLTTAYVARREDRVLQRLLTGECRRPEILAAAAVPALLVTVAQVLVGYGAVCLLVEPPGLVNPVLATVGVLGGTLLFTVLAAATSGFSRTVESTQLTTLPVVVAVLPFAGVFGPPGATSGVLWDVARFTPLRPVVELVWLGVAGVDADGRTLGLAETFAAAALPVGVLAAWTVLGVLAARRWMRWEPRR is encoded by the coding sequence ATGACGACCACCACGACACCGCGCGACACGAGCGCGGCCGCACGACCGGCGTCGGGCAGCCTGCGACGCGTGACCGCGCTCGCGCGGGCCGAGGCGAGGCTGCTCGTGCGCAACCGCACGGCCCTGTTCAACGCACTCCTCCTGCCGCTGGTCATGGTCGCGTTCTTCTCGTTCGTCGGCGGCGCCGGCAACGGAGACCCGGTCACCGCCGCGACGTCGGTGCTCGCCTCGCTCGTGAGCCTGTGCGTCCTGTTCGTCGTCTACTACAACCTCACGACGGCGTACGTCGCCCGACGCGAGGACCGGGTGCTCCAGCGGCTCCTCACGGGGGAGTGCCGGCGGCCCGAGATCCTGGCCGCCGCGGCCGTGCCGGCGCTGCTCGTGACGGTCGCCCAGGTGCTCGTCGGCTACGGAGCCGTCTGCCTGCTCGTCGAGCCGCCGGGGCTGGTCAACCCGGTCCTGGCGACCGTGGGCGTGCTCGGCGGGACCTTGTTGTTCACGGTGCTCGCGGCGGCCACGTCGGGCTTCTCGCGGACCGTCGAGTCGACCCAGCTCACGACCCTGCCCGTGGTGGTCGCCGTGCTGCCGTTCGCCGGGGTCTTCGGCCCTCCGGGGGCGACCTCGGGGGTCCTGTGGGACGTCGCGCGGTTCACCCCGCTGCGCCCGGTGGTCGAGCTCGTGTGGCTCGGCGTCGCGGGGGTCGACGCCGACGGCCGGACCCTCGGCCTCGCGGAGACGTTCGCGGCGGCCGCGCTGCCGGTGGGCGTGCTCGCCGCCTGGACGGTGCTGGGCGTGCTCGCGGCCCGCCGGTGGATGCGGTGGGAGCCGAGGCGGTGA
- a CDS encoding ABC transporter ATP-binding protein: MTAEPIVSVRGARRRYGDFEAVRGVDLDVHRGELVALLGTNGAGKTSLVELAEGLAPADAGEVRVLGRDPYLERHLVVPRVGIMLQEAGFSSDLTTAETVGMWAGTLSRPRPTAEVLAAVGLAHRADVRVGSLSGGERRRLDLALAILGDPEVLFLDEPTTGLDPESRQATWRLVRGLLADGVTVLLTTHYLEEAEALADRIAIMQAGRIVREGTVAEVTAAEPARIEFAPRDAAGRPVALAPADLPPLAGAAGAASVERGRVRVRTERLQDDLETVLAWARGRGLRLHELEARSASLEQAFLALADGALAGDAADHQEVTA, translated from the coding sequence ATGACTGCTGAACCGATCGTCTCCGTCCGCGGGGCCCGGCGCCGGTACGGCGACTTCGAGGCCGTCCGCGGCGTCGACCTCGACGTCCACCGCGGCGAGCTCGTCGCCCTGCTCGGCACGAACGGGGCGGGCAAGACGTCGCTCGTCGAGCTCGCCGAGGGCCTGGCGCCCGCCGACGCGGGCGAGGTGCGCGTGCTCGGCCGCGACCCCTACCTGGAGCGGCACCTCGTCGTGCCGCGCGTCGGCATCATGCTGCAGGAGGCCGGGTTCTCCTCCGACCTCACCACGGCCGAGACCGTGGGCATGTGGGCCGGCACGCTGAGCCGCCCGCGCCCCACGGCCGAGGTGCTCGCGGCCGTCGGCCTCGCGCACCGCGCCGACGTGCGCGTCGGCAGCCTCTCGGGCGGCGAGCGCCGCCGGCTCGACCTCGCCCTCGCGATCCTCGGCGACCCCGAGGTCCTCTTCCTCGACGAGCCCACGACCGGCCTCGACCCCGAGAGCCGCCAGGCAACCTGGCGTCTGGTGCGCGGGCTGCTCGCCGACGGCGTGACGGTCCTCCTGACGACCCACTACCTCGAGGAGGCCGAGGCGCTCGCCGACCGCATCGCGATCATGCAGGCGGGGCGCATCGTGCGCGAGGGAACGGTCGCCGAGGTGACGGCCGCGGAGCCCGCGCGCATCGAGTTCGCGCCGCGCGACGCCGCCGGCCGCCCCGTCGCGCTCGCTCCGGCCGACCTGCCGCCGCTGGCCGGCGCCGCCGGTGCGGCGAGCGTCGAGCGCGGACGCGTGCGCGTCCGCACCGAGCGGCTCCAGGACGACCTGGAGACCGTGCTGGCGTGGGCCCGCGGACGCGGCCTGCGGCTGCACGAGCTCGAGGCACGCTCGGCGTCGCTCGAACAGGCCTTCCTCGCCCTGGCCGACGGCGCCCTGGCCGGCGACGCGGCCGACCATCAGGAGGTGACGGCATGA